A window of Clostridium botulinum BKT015925 contains these coding sequences:
- a CDS encoding IS6 family transposase: MNKANKKITCPRCHSHNLYKFGKDKEGNQKYQCKECKRQFAPSAMPKERQLKDYPRCPICNKGTFIHHNYSNYINYRCNDKKCNHSFFVAKPTAIDPSSNTTIQGKLNFKGMRFPIHIILMALDLYFLNESSTRRISQYLFRTFNVKVSHVTIASWTKKFAAYFKLKSDNLFYNIDLSDSDEWHADETVVFINGKKHYLWLVIDSESRLIISYHLSPYRDAKQAFSLFNDAKKLGSPRAIVTDRLPSYNIPIKSVFQDTLHIKVQSFMDDISNNIIESFNKTFKSWYKGLKGFNSFNSANKLISVFIFHYNFVRNHSSLRNLTPSEVVGISYPVKAKNNWLLAA; the protein is encoded by the coding sequence ATGAACAAAGCTAATAAAAAAATTACCTGTCCTAGATGTCACAGCCATAACCTATATAAGTTTGGAAAAGACAAAGAAGGAAATCAAAAATATCAATGCAAAGAGTGTAAAAGACAATTTGCACCATCGGCTATGCCGAAAGAGCGTCAGCTCAAGGATTACCCTCGTTGTCCTATCTGTAACAAAGGAACCTTTATTCATCATAATTACTCAAATTATATCAATTATCGTTGTAACGATAAAAAATGTAATCATAGTTTTTTTGTGGCGAAGCCTACGGCTATAGATCCTTCAAGCAATACCACTATCCAAGGTAAACTTAATTTTAAAGGTATGCGCTTTCCAATTCATATTATATTAATGGCTTTAGACCTTTACTTTCTTAATGAAAGTTCTACAAGACGTATATCTCAATATTTGTTTAGAACATTTAATGTAAAAGTATCTCATGTTACTATTGCAAGTTGGACTAAAAAATTTGCTGCATATTTCAAATTGAAATCTGATAATTTATTTTATAATATTGACTTATCAGATTCTGATGAATGGCACGCAGATGAAACTGTTGTATTTATAAATGGCAAGAAACATTATCTATGGCTTGTTATAGACTCAGAAAGTCGATTAATTATCTCTTATCATCTATCCCCATATAGAGATGCTAAACAAGCTTTTAGCCTTTTTAACGATGCTAAGAAATTAGGATCTCCTAGAGCCATAGTTACTGATAGATTACCATCTTACAATATTCCAATAAAATCAGTATTCCAAGATACATTACACATAAAAGTACAATCTTTTATGGATGATATTTCAAACAATATCATTGAGTCATTTAACAAAACATTTAAGTCTTGGTATAAAGGTTTAAAAGGCTTTAACTCATTTAATAGTGCCAATAAACTAATATCAGTGTTTATATTTCACTATAATTTTGTGCGTAACCACTCATCACTACGTAATTTAACACCATCTGAAGTAGTGGGAATTAGTTACCCAGTTAAAGCTAAAAATAATTGGTTATTAGCTGCCTAA
- a CDS encoding phosphatase PAP2 family protein translates to MSKFKWDEIPYPGENFAPIGESQDAGSWPLKFFTRDNDEFYDLKGNKIAFEIQTPNDTMSFKVNQLNQLKTILSNLTNKQKEIALYWSSDNLILLYLNNVSVLLKSYRVSTMDSARILSIMGNAFNDSMALTYYFKYKFQIPRPVQVDPTLNTYLKSSYDPSYPVGHAVIAGMTSTVLSYFFPDEIEQLNNTAKEASMSKVYAGIHYPIDAEQGLRLGKQIGSIIVNSIKNESNSLGNSINNIYIKS, encoded by the coding sequence ATGAGTAAGTTCAAATGGGATGAGATTCCTTATCCTGGTGAAAATTTTGCACCAATTGGCGAGAGTCAAGATGCAGGAAGCTGGCCTTTGAAATTTTTTACAAGAGACAACGATGAATTTTATGATTTAAAAGGTAATAAAATCGCTTTTGAAATACAAACTCCAAATGACACTATGAGTTTTAAAGTAAATCAGCTAAATCAGCTTAAAACTATATTATCAAATTTAACAAATAAACAAAAAGAAATAGCATTATATTGGAGTTCTGATAACTTAATTCTTTTGTATCTTAACAATGTAAGTGTGCTATTAAAAAGTTATAGAGTATCAACTATGGACTCGGCTAGAATATTATCCATAATGGGAAATGCATTTAATGATTCCATGGCATTAACATATTATTTTAAATACAAATTTCAAATTCCAAGACCTGTTCAAGTAGATCCTACGCTGAACACATATTTAAAATCAAGTTACGATCCAAGTTATCCTGTAGGTCATGCAGTAATAGCTGGAATGACATCAACAGTGTTATCATATTTTTTCCCAGATGAAATAGAACAATTAAATAATACAGCTAAAGAAGCATCTATGTCTAAGGTATATGCAGGAATTCATTATCCTATAGATGCCGAACAAGGATTAAGACTTGGAAAACAAATAGGTTCTATAATAGTTAATAGCATTAAAAATGAAAGTAATTCTTTAGGAAATAGTATAAATAATATATATATAAAATCATGA
- a CDS encoding IS256-like element ISCbo4 family transposase: MRNFEVPDFDYKEEVKKCKSLDDVMGKNGLIQRMLKDVIQNILEAEMEDHLGRDKYERNSENNSKNYRNGYSKKNIRSSFGDIDVDIPRDRNAEFEPKVIKKYETVCNELDKKVIGLYARGMSTRDIQAEIEDLYGITISPSMVSKITDKVIGAATAWQNRTLDRIYPIVYMDAMHFKVRDDNRIVSKAAYICMAYDMSGHKDILGIWVGESEGAKFWLSVCNDLKNRGVKQILIACMDGLRGLPDAIKTVYPEVSIQTCIVHQIRNSLKYIASKDKKEFIKDLKLIYKATTEELALLELDNLKEKWGSKYGIVIDSWYNNWDNLSTFFEFSPEIRKMIYTTNALEGFNRQIRKFTKTRTVFPTDESLKKSLYLATMEIMEKWTSPRQNWALTLGQLTITFGNKIDEFLA, encoded by the coding sequence ATGAGAAATTTTGAAGTACCTGATTTTGATTACAAAGAAGAAGTTAAGAAATGCAAAAGTTTAGATGATGTTATGGGTAAAAACGGATTAATACAAAGAATGTTAAAAGACGTTATTCAAAATATATTGGAAGCAGAAATGGAAGATCATTTGGGAAGAGATAAATATGAAAGAAATTCTGAAAATAATAGTAAAAATTATCGCAATGGCTATAGTAAAAAGAATATACGCAGTAGCTTTGGAGATATAGATGTAGATATTCCAAGGGATAGAAATGCTGAATTCGAACCAAAAGTAATTAAAAAGTATGAAACTGTTTGCAATGAACTAGACAAAAAGGTTATTGGTCTTTATGCACGGGGTATGTCTACACGTGATATACAAGCGGAAATAGAAGACCTTTATGGGATTACTATATCACCATCAATGGTATCAAAAATCACTGATAAGGTAATTGGCGCAGCCACTGCGTGGCAAAACAGAACATTGGATAGAATTTATCCTATAGTATATATGGATGCTATGCATTTTAAAGTAAGAGATGACAATAGAATTGTTAGTAAAGCAGCATACATATGTATGGCATATGATATGAGTGGTCATAAAGATATTTTAGGTATTTGGGTTGGAGAATCCGAAGGAGCGAAGTTTTGGTTGTCAGTATGCAATGATTTGAAGAATAGAGGTGTTAAACAAATACTAATTGCATGTATGGATGGGCTTAGAGGTTTACCAGATGCTATAAAAACCGTTTATCCAGAAGTAAGTATACAAACATGTATAGTACATCAAATTAGAAATTCTCTGAAATACATAGCGTCAAAAGATAAGAAAGAATTCATTAAAGATTTAAAATTAATTTATAAAGCAACTACCGAAGAGCTAGCGCTCCTAGAACTTGATAATCTCAAGGAAAAATGGGGTTCTAAGTACGGTATAGTTATTGATTCTTGGTATAATAATTGGGATAATTTATCCACATTCTTCGAATTTTCACCTGAGATTAGAAAAATGATATATACTACAAATGCCCTAGAAGGATTTAATAGACAGATTAGAAAATTTACTAAAACCAGAACCGTATTTCCTACGGATGAATCCTTAAAAAAGTCATTATATCTAGCAACCATGGAGATAATGGAAAAATGGACTTCACCAAGACAAAATTGGGCTCTTACACTAGGTCAATTAACAATTACATTTGGTAATAAAATAGATGAATTTTTAGCATAA